The following are encoded in a window of Deinococcus misasensis DSM 22328 genomic DNA:
- a CDS encoding cytochrome-c peroxidase codes for MKRIFPLVLLGVVGVSAAPTLLPEVPETNPLTPEKIALGKKLFYDPVLSADGTVSCSSCHNPSFAFADHNPVSPGVEGRKGIRNAPTLTNVAFRKSFFFEGGAKSLELQAVGPITDHNEMASDVAEVVRKLKADPKYPALFQEAFGAEPSMQHVVEALASFQRTLISFNSPYDQFQRGDLNALNEQQKRGMELFFDKADCFHCHTGGNFTDELPHNTALYVFDEDPGLARLTQKDEDIGKFKTPTLRNIALTAPYMHDGSKATLREAVEHYNLGGEANLNADPLMRPLGLTDQEIDDVVAFLQSLTDEEFINNPAFRESP; via the coding sequence ATGAAACGGATTTTTCCACTGGTGCTGCTGGGGGTGGTGGGCGTCTCCGCAGCACCCACCCTGCTGCCCGAGGTGCCTGAAACCAACCCCCTGACCCCCGAGAAAATCGCCCTCGGGAAAAAACTGTTTTACGATCCGGTGCTCAGCGCCGATGGCACGGTGTCGTGTTCCAGTTGCCACAACCCGAGTTTCGCTTTTGCAGACCACAACCCAGTGTCGCCGGGGGTAGAAGGACGCAAAGGCATTCGAAATGCTCCCACCCTGACCAATGTGGCTTTCAGAAAGAGTTTTTTCTTTGAGGGTGGGGCCAAAAGCCTGGAACTGCAAGCGGTGGGACCGATCACCGACCACAACGAGATGGCTTCCGATGTGGCAGAAGTGGTTCGCAAACTGAAAGCAGACCCAAAGTACCCTGCCCTTTTCCAAGAGGCTTTCGGTGCCGAACCCAGCATGCAGCATGTGGTGGAGGCTCTGGCCAGTTTTCAGCGCACTTTGATCAGCTTCAACAGCCCTTACGACCAGTTCCAGAGGGGCGATTTGAACGCCCTGAACGAGCAGCAGAAGCGTGGCATGGAACTGTTCTTTGACAAAGCAGATTGTTTCCACTGCCACACCGGAGGCAATTTCACCGATGAGTTGCCGCACAACACTGCCCTGTACGTCTTTGATGAAGATCCCGGCCTTGCCCGTCTCACCCAAAAAGACGAAGACATTGGTAAATTCAAGACGCCCACATTGCGCAACATAGCGCTGACCGCCCCATACATGCACGATGGCAGCAAAGCCACCCTGCGCGAAGCGGTGGAACATTACAATCTGGGTGGAGAAGCGAATTTGAATGCCGATCCTTTGATGCGTCCCCTCGGCTTGACCGATCAGGAAATCGACGATGTGGTGGCTTTCCTGCAAAGCCTGACCGATGAGGAATTCATCAACAACCCGGCATTCAGGGAGAGTCCATGA
- a CDS encoding MbnP family protein codes for MKPFFVTLMLLGAAQAAPLSINLSMNAGQEPLEFGKTYTNGAGNTYQVDLVKFYFSEVALVKADGTELPLDGLKLLEFNKATGTQKLPIFTADVPAGTYKGVRFSIGIPRALNHLDPTAQKPPLGVDSGMVWAWNPGYVFYKIEGKFLKDQAQQPFSLHLGLDSYKLQYNLADLQMQKIQIPVTAQGGTINLKLDVAQMFKAGLAGEKYDLSQSKYQQVHSGPVFGAAYLNLLSAFTLE; via the coding sequence ATGAAGCCTTTTTTTGTGACTTTGATGCTGCTGGGTGCAGCGCAGGCCGCGCCTCTGAGCATCAACCTCTCGATGAATGCAGGGCAGGAACCTCTGGAATTCGGCAAAACCTACACCAATGGGGCAGGGAACACCTATCAGGTGGATCTGGTGAAGTTTTACTTCTCAGAGGTGGCACTGGTCAAAGCCGACGGGACCGAACTCCCTCTGGACGGACTGAAACTGCTGGAATTCAACAAAGCCACTGGCACCCAGAAATTGCCCATTTTCACTGCCGATGTGCCTGCCGGAACCTACAAAGGGGTGCGGTTCAGCATTGGAATCCCCAGAGCCCTCAACCATCTGGATCCCACTGCACAGAAACCCCCTCTGGGTGTGGACTCTGGCATGGTGTGGGCTTGGAATCCGGGCTACGTGTTCTACAAAATCGAAGGCAAATTCCTGAAAGATCAGGCCCAACAGCCTTTCTCTTTGCACCTTGGCCTTGACAGTTACAAACTGCAGTACAATCTGGCCGACTTGCAGATGCAGAAAATCCAGATTCCTGTGACAGCACAAGGGGGCACCATCAACCTGAAACTGGATGTCGCCCAGATGTTCAAGGCGGGTCTGGCTGGAGAGAAATACGACCTGAGCCAGTCCAAATACCAGCAGGTGCACAGTGGCCCGGTGTTTGGGGCTGCTTACCTGAACCTGCTGTCTGCGTTTACTCTGGAGTGA
- a CDS encoding ParA family protein, giving the protein MANKRTVPISNFRQGLKRHFDELKRGQSVHVSNHHKTIGVLLHPSDYWELANGGKRMSEIITLYNHTGGSAKTTLTRELAYGLAQKGYRVLAVDLDSQANLTEFLGYLIDVDIRPEHTALSAILENQPLTPLETRFGFDLIPGHEDLRRVRRADIAELLNLRKHLKKIAAERGYQYILIDASPAGETLSSIASASANKLICPIPSTIKGLRSIRSTISVVQESASINPDLEILMYVLTRAGRTSGVRYANEQITEQLDALGVPYYNGLTERSTPFEFAAAECRPVMSLEYSNRNMSGIETTKEELKQIVNLLESLTQTPVQS; this is encoded by the coding sequence ATGGCCAACAAACGGACTGTGCCCATCTCCAACTTCAGGCAGGGTCTCAAACGGCACTTTGATGAATTGAAACGTGGACAGAGCGTGCATGTCTCAAACCATCACAAAACCATCGGGGTGCTGCTGCACCCGAGCGATTACTGGGAACTTGCAAACGGAGGCAAGAGAATGAGTGAAATCATCACGTTGTACAACCACACCGGGGGGTCTGCCAAGACCACCCTCACCCGAGAACTTGCCTATGGACTGGCCCAGAAAGGGTACCGGGTGCTGGCTGTGGATCTGGATTCTCAAGCCAACCTCACTGAATTTCTGGGTTACCTGATTGATGTGGACATCCGCCCCGAGCACACTGCACTGAGTGCCATTCTGGAAAACCAGCCCCTGACCCCTCTGGAAACCCGCTTTGGTTTTGACCTGATTCCCGGCCACGAAGACCTCAGGCGGGTGCGTCGCGCAGACATCGCCGAACTGCTGAACCTCAGAAAACACCTCAAAAAAATTGCTGCTGAACGGGGCTACCAGTACATCTTGATTGACGCCAGCCCAGCAGGTGAAACCCTGAGCAGCATCGCATCTGCCAGTGCCAACAAACTGATCTGCCCAATTCCTTCCACCATCAAGGGCCTGCGCAGCATCCGCTCCACCATCAGTGTAGTTCAGGAATCTGCGTCCATCAACCCGGATCTGGAAATCCTGATGTACGTGCTGACCCGCGCTGGCCGCACCTCTGGGGTGCGTTACGCCAACGAACAGATCACCGAACAACTCGATGCTCTGGGTGTCCCCTACTACAACGGCCTGACCGAACGCAGCACCCCCTTTGAGTTTGCTGCCGCAGAATGCAGGCCGGTGATGTCTCTGGAATACAGCAACCGCAACATGAGCGGCATCGAAACCACCAAAGAGGAACTGAAGCAGATCGTGAACCTGCTGGAATCCCTCACCCAGACCCCGGTGCAATCATGA
- a CDS encoding DUF3105 domain-containing protein, protein MKPTLGITLLMAGLLGLVACNNSSKDIEGVETFKVEGAGNHQNGKISYERIPPAGGPHNPIWQNCGVYTQPIFSEYAVHSMEHGAVWITYQPDLAQDDVNKLVDAAKINSYTVLSPYPDLPSKVVASAWGAQLKLDSADDPRLKDFVRKYAQSKDAPEPGATCSGGYSGVQ, encoded by the coding sequence ATGAAACCCACTCTTGGTATCACACTTTTGATGGCAGGCCTGCTCGGTCTGGTTGCATGCAACAACAGCTCAAAAGACATTGAAGGCGTGGAAACCTTCAAAGTCGAAGGGGCAGGCAACCACCAGAACGGCAAAATCAGCTACGAGCGCATTCCCCCAGCCGGTGGCCCCCACAACCCCATCTGGCAAAACTGCGGGGTCTACACCCAGCCCATTTTCAGTGAATATGCAGTGCACTCCATGGAGCACGGTGCTGTCTGGATCACCTACCAGCCTGACCTTGCTCAGGACGATGTGAACAAACTGGTGGATGCTGCCAAAATCAACAGTTACACGGTGCTCTCTCCATACCCTGACCTGCCCAGCAAAGTGGTCGCCAGCGCATGGGGTGCCCAGCTCAAACTGGACAGTGCCGATGACCCCCGCCTGAAGGACTTTGTGCGCAAGTACGCCCAGAGCAAAGATGCCCCCGAACCCGGAGCCACCTGCTCTGGTGGTTACAGCGGAGTCCAGTAA
- a CDS encoding LacI family DNA-binding transcriptional regulator has product MKKRNVTINEVARAAGVSISTVSRIINGTAFVAEDKRLAVETALKDLGFQPNYLARTLISGKSMSIGVIAEDIVSPYYADVIRGIEHQLLETDYQPILNSGHWSATHEKRAIESLIYRKVDALILLGSTLPDEELLEISGRIPLFVFGRKVTGMEERCLVLNQFQGGYLATRHLIELGHREIVHITGANMQVDAQERLRGYQSALEDAGIPFNPKLVLQGDYLERTAYLAVMQLMESLASFTAIFASNDQMAAGARLALYRKGLRVPEDVSLVGFDDLPGTAFMSPPLTTVHQPTYEIGKSLADHVLRVLQEENPQMPHFELSLVVRESTSRLHYGLRR; this is encoded by the coding sequence ATGAAAAAACGCAATGTGACCATCAATGAAGTTGCCAGAGCTGCGGGCGTGTCCATCAGCACCGTTTCACGGATCATCAATGGCACGGCTTTTGTGGCGGAAGACAAACGTCTGGCCGTAGAGACCGCCCTCAAGGACCTCGGGTTTCAGCCCAATTATCTGGCCCGCACCCTGATCAGCGGAAAAAGCATGAGCATCGGGGTGATCGCCGAGGACATCGTCAGTCCGTATTATGCCGATGTGATCCGGGGCATTGAGCACCAGTTGCTGGAAACCGATTACCAGCCGATCCTCAACAGCGGTCACTGGTCTGCCACCCACGAGAAACGGGCCATCGAAAGCCTGATTTACCGCAAGGTGGATGCCCTGATTTTGCTGGGCAGCACCCTGCCTGACGAAGAACTGCTGGAAATCTCGGGAAGGATTCCTCTGTTTGTGTTTGGTCGCAAGGTGACGGGCATGGAAGAGCGTTGTCTGGTGCTCAACCAGTTTCAGGGAGGGTACCTTGCCACCCGCCATTTGATTGAACTCGGGCACCGGGAGATTGTGCACATCACGGGTGCAAACATGCAGGTGGATGCCCAGGAACGCCTGAGGGGATACCAGAGTGCTCTGGAGGACGCCGGAATCCCTTTCAATCCCAAGCTGGTGTTGCAGGGGGATTACTTGGAGCGCACCGCTTATCTGGCGGTGATGCAACTGATGGAAAGCCTTGCTTCTTTCACTGCGATATTTGCCAGCAACGACCAGATGGCCGCAGGGGCCAGGCTGGCACTGTACCGCAAGGGCCTGAGGGTGCCAGAGGATGTCTCTCTGGTGGGCTTTGACGATCTGCCCGGTACGGCGTTCATGTCGCCTCCGCTCACCACGGTGCATCAACCGACCTACGAAATAGGGAAGTCACTGGCCGATCATGTGCTTCGGGTTTTGCAGGAGGAAAATCCCCAGATGCCCCATTTTGAGTTGTCTCTGGTGGTGCGGGAGTCCACGTCCAGATTGCATTATGGCCTGAGAAGATAA
- a CDS encoding glycoside hydrolase family 26 protein: protein MNTRVKTIPFWLILTALLGSCASTSTPLAPEGPASGIAGLPVLKDQNAESTSGVFFGIFRERTNKATVPDEVSKDLRFQPATVMWYTSWKGNAAFPKEEVLALSKQGVVPNITWEPWDWNLGVNDAGQIKLKDILDGKWDTYIRMWAKEARAVNVPILLRWGHEFNGNWYPWSVAANGQDPATYVKAYQHVHDLFTAEGANKVQWIWCYNNADVPGESWNDPARAYPGDKYVDWVGIDGYNWGTNPSWGAWVSFQNVFKGAYDRALKIAPSKPIILAEFASSEIGGSKPEWIQNMFSDLPKVFPQVKAIVWFDIQKEEDWRIDSSVGSKERMAIGLRSKYVRGNGAALLKVPASFGPVTPPTGNSKKIADFEALSDGRLTTLDGGKVFLSGFQQNAAQSSTFSNQDQGNEPPAVVMPAENGRSQRAAFDFGIKAPNDYAGVVLGLEFKPRNAENQLVAVDLSQYKTLRLTLQATGTSKVRLELIGDAALGIADGSHPQVYVDVSVETKTVDVPLSSFVQPDWAPVKKTTAEVLAKLVKFNLVADTVPSAGNVQVDDVMLLP, encoded by the coding sequence GTGAACACCCGAGTGAAAACCATCCCCTTTTGGCTGATCCTGACTGCCTTGCTGGGCAGTTGTGCTTCCACCTCAACCCCTCTAGCGCCTGAAGGTCCGGCCTCTGGCATTGCAGGTTTGCCCGTCCTGAAAGACCAGAATGCCGAAAGCACCTCTGGGGTGTTCTTCGGCATTTTCAGAGAACGGACCAACAAGGCCACCGTGCCTGATGAGGTCTCCAAAGACCTGCGTTTTCAGCCTGCCACGGTGATGTGGTACACATCCTGGAAAGGGAATGCGGCTTTTCCCAAAGAGGAGGTATTGGCCCTCAGCAAACAAGGGGTGGTGCCCAACATCACCTGGGAGCCCTGGGATTGGAACCTCGGGGTTAACGATGCAGGGCAAATCAAACTGAAAGACATTCTGGACGGCAAATGGGACACCTACATCCGCATGTGGGCCAAGGAAGCCAGAGCGGTGAACGTGCCCATTTTGCTGCGCTGGGGGCATGAGTTCAACGGCAACTGGTATCCATGGTCGGTGGCTGCCAACGGTCAGGACCCCGCCACCTATGTCAAAGCCTACCAGCATGTCCATGACCTGTTCACTGCGGAAGGGGCCAACAAAGTGCAGTGGATCTGGTGTTACAACAACGCCGATGTGCCCGGTGAAAGCTGGAACGATCCTGCCAGAGCCTACCCCGGTGACAAGTACGTGGATTGGGTGGGCATTGATGGGTACAACTGGGGCACCAACCCCTCGTGGGGAGCCTGGGTCAGTTTCCAGAATGTCTTCAAAGGGGCTTACGACCGTGCCCTGAAGATTGCCCCCTCCAAACCCATCATCCTTGCAGAGTTTGCCTCTTCTGAAATTGGAGGCAGCAAACCCGAGTGGATCCAGAACATGTTCAGCGACCTGCCCAAAGTGTTCCCTCAGGTGAAAGCCATCGTGTGGTTTGACATCCAGAAAGAAGAAGACTGGCGCATTGATTCCTCGGTGGGCAGCAAAGAACGCATGGCCATTGGCCTGAGAAGCAAATACGTGCGTGGCAACGGGGCTGCACTCCTGAAAGTGCCTGCCAGTTTCGGTCCTGTGACCCCTCCAACAGGCAACAGCAAGAAAATTGCCGACTTTGAAGCCCTGTCGGATGGACGCCTGACCACTCTGGATGGCGGGAAAGTGTTCCTGTCGGGCTTCCAGCAAAATGCAGCCCAGAGCAGCACGTTCAGCAATCAGGATCAGGGCAATGAACCTCCAGCGGTGGTCATGCCCGCGGAAAATGGACGTTCCCAGAGGGCAGCGTTTGATTTTGGCATCAAGGCCCCCAACGATTATGCAGGGGTGGTGCTTGGGTTGGAGTTCAAGCCTCGCAATGCAGAGAACCAGCTTGTGGCTGTGGATCTCAGCCAGTACAAAACCTTGCGTTTGACCCTGCAGGCCACCGGAACCAGCAAGGTGCGCCTTGAGCTGATCGGGGATGCTGCTCTGGGCATTGCCGATGGCAGCCACCCTCAGGTGTACGTGGATGTCTCTGTGGAAACCAAAACTGTGGATGTACCCCTCAGCAGTTTTGTGCAGCCAGACTGGGCTCCGGTCAAAAAGACCACCGCTGAAGTGCTGGCCAAACTGGTGAAATTCAATCTGGTGGCAGACACCGTGCCGTCTGCAGGCAATGTGCAAGTGGACGATGTGATGCTGCTTCCCTGA
- a CDS encoding DEAD/DEAH box helicase family protein, with the protein MARVSTLTFDRGTLILHPPPKGSEWAQFVQWDERIEKFRLPAHQYRNFLEAMRKGGIDVKDDARHFQELQLPTPEIQPFLHQQQALHAWKQAGRRGVVVLPTGSGKTILAQLVMHSTPRSTLICVPTLDLMHQWYAGLLKTFPEAQVGLLGGGSKDDTPILVSTYDSAAIHAERLGNQYALHIYDECHHLPTDFYQVISDYSIAPYRLGLTATLERTDGAHERLTHLIGPTVFKRTPEQLSGGVLSPFKEVQIKVSLSPEERQEYDRLIEERNRFLKDQNINLSSLQGWQQFVKQSARSQAGRGAMLAHRSAREIAFGTSGKLRVLSDLLSKHLGERTVIFTDDNATVYKISEQFLIPAITHQTPVKERHATLERFRSGDYPVIVTSRVLNEGVDVPEASIGMVLSGTATQREYIQRLGRILRRKEGKEAILYEVISEGTSEERVSERRRGVEEPKKPPTPIKGLEQGTLDLNTSVSWEDL; encoded by the coding sequence ATGGCCCGAGTTTCCACCCTGACTTTTGACCGAGGCACCCTGATCCTGCACCCTCCACCCAAGGGCAGCGAGTGGGCGCAATTTGTGCAGTGGGATGAGCGCATCGAAAAGTTCCGCCTGCCTGCCCACCAGTACCGCAACTTTCTGGAAGCCATGCGCAAAGGGGGCATCGATGTCAAAGATGATGCCCGGCATTTTCAGGAGCTGCAACTTCCCACCCCCGAGATCCAGCCTTTTTTGCACCAGCAGCAAGCCCTGCATGCATGGAAGCAGGCCGGGCGCAGGGGCGTGGTGGTGTTGCCCACCGGTTCAGGGAAAACCATTCTGGCCCAACTGGTGATGCACTCCACCCCGCGCAGCACCCTGATCTGCGTCCCGACGTTGGACCTGATGCACCAGTGGTATGCGGGCCTCCTCAAAACCTTTCCAGAGGCGCAAGTGGGCCTTCTGGGAGGGGGCAGCAAAGACGACACCCCCATTCTGGTCAGCACCTACGACAGTGCTGCCATCCATGCGGAGCGTCTTGGCAACCAGTATGCCCTGCACATCTACGACGAGTGCCACCACCTGCCCACCGATTTCTATCAGGTGATCTCCGATTACAGCATCGCCCCGTACCGTCTGGGCCTGACTGCCACTCTGGAGCGCACCGATGGGGCCCATGAAAGGCTCACCCACCTCATTGGACCGACAGTGTTCAAACGCACCCCAGAGCAACTCTCTGGAGGGGTGCTTTCACCTTTCAAAGAGGTGCAAATCAAAGTCAGCCTGTCGCCAGAGGAACGGCAGGAATACGACCGCCTGATTGAGGAACGCAACCGATTCTTGAAAGACCAGAACATCAACCTCTCCAGCCTGCAAGGGTGGCAGCAGTTCGTGAAGCAAAGCGCCCGCAGTCAAGCTGGACGGGGTGCCATGCTGGCCCACCGCAGCGCCCGAGAAATTGCTTTCGGCACCTCTGGGAAACTTCGGGTGCTGTCTGACCTTCTGAGCAAGCACCTCGGGGAACGCACGGTGATTTTCACCGATGACAACGCCACCGTGTACAAGATCTCCGAGCAGTTCCTGATTCCGGCCATCACCCACCAGACCCCGGTCAAAGAGCGTCACGCCACCTTGGAGCGTTTCCGCTCTGGAGATTATCCGGTGATCGTGACTTCAAGGGTGCTCAATGAAGGGGTGGACGTGCCAGAGGCCTCCATCGGCATGGTGCTTTCCGGCACCGCCACCCAGAGGGAATACATCCAGAGGCTCGGGCGGATCTTGCGGCGCAAAGAAGGCAAAGAGGCCATCCTGTACGAGGTCATCAGTGAAGGTACTTCTGAAGAACGGGTCTCGGAGCGCAGAAGGGGGGTGGAAGAACCCAAAAAGCCCCCCACCCCCATCAAAGGATTGGAGCAAGGGACCCTGGACCTGAACACTTCGGTCAGTTGGGAGGATTTGTGA
- a CDS encoding PadR family transcriptional regulator — MNYKGSLPLLILQCLQNGPLHGYGIAQRIKTLSREVLSFKEGTLYPTLHSLEHQGAIESFSETVSGRERKSYRLTEQGKKQLLQQEEQWHTFVNAVNSVLGGKA, encoded by the coding sequence ATGAACTACAAGGGCAGCCTTCCCCTGCTGATCCTGCAATGCCTGCAAAACGGGCCTCTGCACGGATATGGCATTGCACAGCGCATCAAAACCCTGTCCAGAGAAGTGCTTTCTTTCAAAGAAGGTACCCTTTATCCCACCTTGCACAGTCTGGAACATCAGGGGGCCATCGAATCCTTTTCAGAAACCGTTTCTGGGCGTGAACGCAAAAGTTACCGCCTGACCGAACAGGGCAAAAAACAACTTCTGCAACAGGAGGAACAATGGCACACGTTTGTCAATGCCGTCAACAGCGTACTGGGAGGCAAAGCATGA
- a CDS encoding DUF790 family protein produces the protein MLTSDLLQYTLKDGQVRPRLLKTTSKTIELAREIIEIFEQHVGLPRRDLQEALQTLEGESTDYRTKRGLAHILSTEHATFEQITPLEPVQLREKVFLHAAQKGPIDLRSESTLEEVARALSDELGLPLTAGQLREGLYADLPERHFLTTFEAPTPEDLLDRFNTAQAQGIFYRAYDLKLTAFRNSQAEYKYLFKFLKLFGLMTYIEGDQDTGFTITVDGPTSLFSSSTRYGLAMAKLLPALLNVSKWNLTASLKPRSLDLMSGEETLTYTLDSQCGLRSHYKKGQIFDSALEESFAGKWAKAKTEWVLEKEVDLLPVPGSVMIPDFRITHPDGRSFVLEVIGYWRPEYLKRKFQQLKKVDCENLIIAISERLNLGETGVDLKDLPVKVVWFKGTLQPKTVLEVLES, from the coding sequence ATGCTGACCAGCGACCTCTTGCAATACACCCTCAAAGATGGACAGGTGCGTCCCAGGCTGCTGAAGACCACCTCCAAAACCATTGAACTGGCCAGAGAAATCATCGAAATCTTCGAACAGCATGTGGGCCTGCCCAGACGGGACTTGCAAGAAGCCCTACAAACCTTGGAAGGGGAGAGCACCGATTACCGCACAAAGAGGGGTCTCGCGCACATCCTGAGCACCGAACATGCCACGTTTGAGCAGATCACCCCTCTGGAACCGGTGCAACTCCGTGAAAAGGTCTTCTTGCATGCTGCCCAAAAAGGCCCCATTGACCTGCGTTCTGAAAGCACCCTTGAAGAGGTGGCCAGAGCCCTCTCCGATGAACTGGGGCTGCCCCTCACCGCAGGGCAACTCAGAGAAGGCCTGTATGCCGACCTTCCAGAGCGGCACTTTTTGACCACCTTCGAGGCCCCCACCCCTGAAGATTTGCTGGACCGTTTCAACACCGCGCAGGCGCAGGGCATTTTTTACCGGGCTTACGACCTCAAACTCACCGCTTTTCGCAATTCGCAAGCAGAGTACAAGTACCTGTTCAAATTCCTGAAGCTCTTTGGCCTGATGACCTACATCGAAGGGGATCAGGACACCGGGTTTACCATCACCGTGGATGGTCCCACCAGCCTGTTTTCTTCCAGCACCCGTTATGGACTGGCCATGGCCAAACTGCTCCCGGCCCTTTTGAACGTCAGCAAATGGAACCTGACCGCCAGCCTGAAACCCCGTTCTCTGGACCTGATGTCAGGTGAAGAAACCCTGACTTACACTCTGGATTCCCAGTGCGGTCTGCGCAGCCACTACAAAAAAGGCCAGATTTTTGACAGTGCTCTGGAAGAATCCTTTGCAGGCAAGTGGGCCAAAGCCAAAACCGAATGGGTGCTGGAAAAGGAAGTGGACTTGCTTCCGGTCCCGGGCAGCGTGATGATTCCCGATTTTCGCATCACCCACCCGGATGGACGCAGTTTTGTGCTGGAAGTGATCGGCTACTGGCGACCCGAGTACCTGAAACGCAAATTCCAGCAACTGAAGAAAGTGGACTGTGAAAACCTGATCATTGCCATCTCTGAACGCCTCAATCTGGGCGAAACCGGAGTGGACCTCAAAGACCTGCCGGTCAAAGTGGTGTGGTTCAAAGGCACCTTGCAGCCCAAAACGGTGCTGGAAGTGCTGGAAAGCTGA
- a CDS encoding ParB/RepB/Spo0J family partition protein, which translates to MKPRVPDTIKEKQQVQMGALKLGNQISLNAIVPSTENPRKHFDPSELEALADSIRTYGVISPITLRNHPEKPGYYRIIAGERRYHAAKAAGLGEIPAYIRNQNDQHEDLERAFIENAHREDLNAYEQLVSTLHILERRLQKPQAEIIRNLQEAYRTPESQPELLEEYQKLTRVVKVPELGTFVTKRLPILNYHPTLLQLLQQGQLSMSSAVELNRLKHLSDEDFEGWIQRALVLSSKDLRTKINQFLAPSRKTQSVSALVKKAFGSSVRRMTPEDQSRLKELLQEVELLAAKYQS; encoded by the coding sequence ATGAAGCCCAGAGTGCCTGACACCATCAAAGAAAAACAACAGGTGCAAATGGGAGCCCTGAAACTCGGCAACCAGATCAGTCTGAATGCCATTGTGCCCAGCACCGAAAACCCCAGAAAGCACTTTGACCCTTCAGAGCTTGAGGCTCTGGCAGACTCGATCAGAACTTACGGGGTCATTTCCCCCATCACCCTCAGGAACCACCCCGAGAAGCCCGGTTATTACCGGATCATTGCTGGAGAACGCCGTTACCATGCAGCCAAAGCGGCAGGCCTCGGGGAGATTCCAGCCTACATCCGCAACCAGAATGACCAGCATGAAGATCTGGAACGGGCCTTCATCGAAAACGCACACCGCGAAGACCTGAACGCCTATGAGCAGTTGGTCTCCACGTTACACATTTTGGAACGCCGTTTGCAAAAGCCTCAGGCAGAAATCATCCGGAATTTACAGGAAGCCTACCGCACCCCTGAAAGCCAACCCGAACTGCTGGAGGAATACCAGAAGCTGACCCGAGTGGTGAAAGTGCCAGAACTCGGGACCTTTGTGACCAAACGCCTGCCCATCCTGAATTACCACCCCACTTTGCTGCAGCTCTTGCAACAAGGGCAACTCAGCATGAGTTCGGCGGTGGAACTCAACCGCCTCAAGCACCTTTCTGATGAAGACTTTGAAGGCTGGATTCAGAGGGCATTGGTCCTGAGCTCCAAAGACCTCAGGACCAAAATCAACCAGTTTCTGGCACCCAGTCGCAAAACCCAATCGGTATCCGCTCTGGTGAAGAAAGCCTTTGGAAGCAGCGTCAGGAGAATGACCCCTGAAGACCAGAGTCGCCTGAAGGAACTGCTGCAAGAAGTGGAATTGCTTGCAGCCAAATACCAATCATAA
- a CDS encoding ArsR/SmtB family transcription factor, with product MSNPVQDDQCEILCVHPEAVSTALQAIPSEDCVEGAVLLLKAVSDATRLKILSALSATELCVCDLAQVVGISESNTSHQLRLLRTAKLVRYRKEGRVAYYSLADHHVRELLNSALEHARE from the coding sequence ATGAGCAACCCTGTCCAAGACGACCAGTGCGAAATCCTCTGCGTGCACCCAGAGGCTGTTTCCACTGCCCTTCAGGCCATCCCCTCTGAAGACTGCGTGGAGGGTGCTGTGCTGCTCCTCAAAGCGGTTTCAGATGCCACACGCCTGAAAATCCTCTCGGCCCTGTCGGCAACAGAGCTTTGCGTGTGCGATCTGGCGCAGGTGGTGGGCATCAGCGAATCCAACACCAGCCATCAACTGCGCTTGTTGCGCACTGCCAAACTGGTGCGTTACCGCAAGGAAGGCCGGGTGGCTTACTACAGCCTTGCGGACCACCACGTTCGAGAACTCCTCAACAGTGCTCTGGAACACGCCAGAGAATAA